One Buteo buteo chromosome 32, bButBut1.hap1.1, whole genome shotgun sequence DNA segment encodes these proteins:
- the CCHCR1 gene encoding coiled-coil alpha-helical rod protein 1, whose protein sequence is MAESHPEPPGTGLRGLVPPSHFVLRPPSPSTRPLEAELDAEKRHGQALEAELDAEKRRGQALEVELDAEKRRGQALEAELDAEKRCGQALEAELDAERRRGQVLEVELDAERRRGQTLEAELDAERRRGQTLEAELDAERRRGQTLEAELDAERRRGQTQGVESDGGQPLEECQPQVLFQARLSALGHILTLQERELGRELPPPGVPVAVAPPRLQALLGRWREKVFALLVQLRVQEEAQRVLQAQVGTLGAAVAAGTRRVTRLELSLRERAATAELQRRDAKRLAQEVMQQRGRAEAAEEALGGLARAAARLAGVVTACEAEVTAATGTMVTLSARLRRAGERLRVLQGLVAPAVALDRLRWQRDPVGDDPVAEVTGSTRLLAGTMARVRRSAVASGVAEEVTHGWVTKEEVTWDKASPHEDRMGHPSSRAALSSLVTQLQALGAAILGDDGDPP, encoded by the exons ATGGCTGAGAGTCACCCGGAGCCGCCAGGCACTG gtCTGAGGGGCCTCGTCCCCCCATCGCACTTCGTGCTCCGCCCCCCCAGTCCCAGCACCAG GCCCCTGGAGGCGGAGCTTGATGCTGAGAAGAGGCATGGCCAAGCCCTGGAGGCGGAGCTTGATGCTGAGAAGAGGCGTGGCCAAGCCCTGGAGGTGGAGCTTGATGCTGAGAAGAGGCGTGGCCAAGCCCTGGAGGCGGAGCTTGATGCTGAGAAGAGGTGTGGCCAAGCCCTGGAGGCGGAGCTTGATGCTGAGAGGAGGCGTGGCCAAGTCCTGGAGGTGGAGCTTGATGCTGAGAGGAGGCGTGGTCAGACCCTGGAGGCGGAGCTTGATGCTGAGAGGAGGCGTGGTCAGACCCTGGAGGCGGAGCTTGATGCTGAGAGGAGGCGTGGTCAGACCCTGGAGGCGGAGCTTGATGCTGAGAGGAGGCGTGGTCAGACCCAGGGGGTGGAGTCTGATGGGGGGCAGCCCCTGGAGGAG TGCCAGCCCCAGGTGCTGTTCCAGGCCCGGCTCAGTGCCCTCGGCcacatcctgaccctgcaggagCGTGAACTGGGCCGTgag ctgcccccccccggggtgccCGTGGCAGtggcccccccccggctgcaGGCACTTCTGGGGCGCTGGCGGGAGAAGGTCTTCGCCCTCCTGGTGCAGCTGCGGGTGCAGGAGGAGGCGCAGCGGGTGCTGCAGGCGCAG gtggggacactgggggcgGCGGTGGCAGCGGGGACGCGCCGGGTGACACGGCTGGAGCTGAGTCTGCGCGAGAGGGCGGCCACCGCTGAGCTGCAGCGTCGGGACGCCAAG CGCCTGGCGCAGGAGGTGATGCAGCAGCGGGGACGggcagaagcagctgaggagGCACTGGGGGGACTGGCCCGGGCGGCTGCCAG GCTGGCTGGGGTGGTGACAGCATGCGAGGCTGAGGTGACAGCAGCCACCGGGACCATGGTCACCCTCAGTGCCCGCCTGCGCCGGGCAGGAGAGCGGCTCCGTGTCCTCCAGG GGCTGGTGGCCCCGGCGGTGGCCTTGGACCGGCTGCGGTGGCAGCGGGACCCAGTGGGGGACGA CCCGGTGGCCGAGGTGACAGGCAGCACCCGTCTGCTCGCGGGGACAATGGCCAGGGTCCGGCGCAGCG CGGTGGCCTCGGGGGTGGCTGAGGAGGTGACACACGGCTGGGTGACAAAGGAGGAGGTGACGTGGGACAAG GCCTCCCCCCATGAGGACAGGATGGGGCATCCCTCCAGCAGAG CGGCGCTGAGCTCCCTCGTGACGCAGCTGCAGGCCCTGGGCGCCGCCATCCTCGGGGACGATGGAGACCCCCCCTGA
- the LOC142026187 gene encoding uncharacterized protein LOC142026187 — protein sequence MSSPPLSLAVGSATVASGRVLQALGELAEALGTPGTVAKVLAEAKVVLSEAEVVLQRLEKALEDAMAAAAWMTPPTVGLNAEGLYRALGTAADASASELERELCRNRRRRWGLWVARSVSLVLLLVCAPLLSLDMVREALGVTQESHLVPCLATIALVSQVALWGAGTSKRHLATAASHQRHQAVRYRRLARDIAAAAAATAEATEATTAANDTLGMLEEVAGHLKTLVDAVTQDLEMAKGFPASARVLGDVVVALGTVMGDKEGMQRLARALEALPEAE from the exons ATGTCATCACCACCACTGTCCCTGGCGGTGGGCTCGGCCACGGTGGCCTCGGGACGGGTGCTGCAGGCACTGGGGGAGCTGGCGGAGGCGCTGGGAACACCGGGAACGGTGGCAAAGGTGTTGGCAGAGGCGAAGGTGGTGCTGAGCGAGGCGGAGGTGGTGCTGCAGAGGCTGGAGAAGGCGCTGGAGGACGCGATGGCGGCAGCGGCATGGATGACGCCACCAACAGTGGGGCTCAATGCCGAAGGGCTCTACCGGGCTCTGGGGACGGCCGCCGATGCCAGCGCTTCCGAGCTAGAGCGGGAACTGTGCCGGAATCGCCGGCGTCGCTGGGGTCTGTGGGTGGCCCGGAGTGTttccctggtgctgctgcttgtCTGTGCCCCCCTGT TGTCCCTGGACATGGTGCGAGAGGCGCTGGGGGTGACGCAGGAGAGTCACCTCGTCCCCTGCCTGGCCACCATCGCCCTCGTCAGCCAGGTGGCCCTGTGGGGCGCGGGGACATCCAAGCGTCACTTGGCCACCGCCGCCAGCCACCAGCGTCACCAAGCCGTCCGCTACCGCCGCCTGGCCCGGGACatcgccgctgccgccgctgccaCCGCCGAGGCCACCGAGGCCACCACCGCTGCCAATGACAccctggggatgctggaggaggtggcCGGTCACCTGAAGACCCTGGTGGACGCCGTCACCCAGGACCTGGAGATGGCCAAAGGCTTCCCTGCCAGCGCCCGGGTCCTGGGGGACGTCGTGGTGGCCTTGGGGACAGTGATGGGGGACAAGGAGGGGATGCAGAGGTTGGCCCGGGCACTGGAGGCTCTGCCAGAGGCTGAGTAG
- the LOC142026177 gene encoding uncharacterized protein LOC142026177 yields the protein METPEATGAIVPPEVSPELLEPLVTVVAILGELGATPGDIPLDGSPGSLRARLVALIGNIRRAVDHHQGDATRLRRALAAAGATKATAGATTGATLEPAAVPPGDSAVPGATAGDAWAIVATIAREWREAVAAVAATWAAVAGDAARLRDACGTAATAGAAAGVTTGHLAAAMAQEDGARRQLLAATRALPVASELATMAEAAAAHKTRVSEASAGLRAAAEATEKMAVALVEAAVAGERGRLAAVAYKPLGRLVAACHQAALFYCHLQCRLEDVEATVATVAAGHGGPEAPGAAREGPGFPGSTATARGGPGVPEDLTAAVAAAEALWDASARLAKCHLLGTLRVARGLLVNANVAEANAVAQRCRDAAAALPGLLPRGPR from the exons ATGGAGACCCCTGAGGCCACCGGGGCCATCGTCCCCCCCGAG GTGTCCCCGGAGCTGCTGGAGCCGTTGGTGACTGTGGTGGCCATCCTGGGCGAGCTGGGGGCCACCCCAGGGGACATCCCCCTGGATGGGTCACCGGGCTCGCTGCGGGCCAGGCTGGTGGCCCTCATCGGCAACATCCGCCGGGCCGTGGACCACCACCAGGGAGATGCCACCCGCCTCCGTCGTGCCCTGGCCGCCGCCGGGGCCACCAAGGCCACCGCTGGAGCCACCACCGGGGCCACCCTTGAGCCCGCCGCGGTCCCACCGGGGGATTCCGCTGTCCCCGGGGCCACCGCAGGGGACGCCTGGGCCATCGTGGCGACCATCGCCCGCGAGTGGCGGGAGGCGGTGGCCGCGGTGGCCGCCACCTGGGCCGCGGTAGCGGGGGACGCCGCGCGCCTGAGGGACGCCTGCGGGACCGCGGCCACCGCAGGGGCCGCCGCCGGGGTGACCACGGGCCACCTGGCAGCGGCGATGGCCCAGGAGGACGGGGCACGCCGGCAGCTGCTGGCGGCCACCCGGGCGCTGCCGGTGGCCTCAGAGCTGGCTACGATGGCCGAGGCGGCGGCAGCCCACAAGACGCGGGTGTCCGAGGCCAGcgcggggctgcgggcggccGCCGAGGCCACCGAGAAGATGGCGGTGGCGCTGGTGGAGGCGGCggtggctggggagaggggacggCTGGCGGCGGTGGCCTACAAGCCCCTGGGACGCTTGGTGGCCGCCTGTCACCAGGCCGCCCTCTTCTACTGTCACCTGCAGTGCCGCCTCGAGGACGTCGAGGCCACCGTGGCTACCGTGGCTGCTGGCCACGGCGGCCCCGAGGCTCCCGGAGCGGCCCGGGAGGGTCCTGGTTTCCCCGGGTCCACCGCGACCGCGCGAGGAGGTCCCGGCGTCCCCGAGGACCTGACGGCAGCGGTGGCAGCGGCCGAGGCGCTGTGGGACGCTAGCGCCCGCTTGGCCAAGTGCCACCTCTTGGGGACGCTGCGGGTGGCCCGGGGGCTGTTGGTCAACGCCAACGTCGCCGAGGCCAACGCCGTGGCCCAGCGGTGCCGGgatgccgccgccgccctcccggGGCTGCTGCCGCGGGGACCACGGTAG